A window of Aeromicrobium sp. Sec7.5 genomic DNA:
TCGAGCCGCTGCGCTGTGCGCGCCGCATCGAGGGCATCGGCAACCTCATCGAGACGGTTGTCGAAGAGGTGTCCGTAGGTGTCGAGCGTCATCGTTGCCGAACCATGCCCAAGCATCTGCTGGACCACCTTCACGTCAGCGCCGGACGCGATCGCAAGGGACGCCGCTGTGTGTCGCAGCTCGTGCGGATGAAGGTCCGGCACGCCGATCTCGGCAGCAGCTACCTTGAACGGTCGACGAAACGTGGACACGCGCATTGCTTCACCGCCGCGGATCCCCCCGAAGACGAGGTCCTCGGCGGCCTTGCCGTCAACGTGCGTCCGCAGGTCCTCTATCAAGAACCGCGGGATAGGGACGGCACGACGTTGATGGGACTTCGGGGTGCCCCACACCATCCCGTGGCCTTGCACGGGCGTTACCGACTCCGCGATCATGGCGCGCCGCGTGCCCAGGTCGAGCCGCACGACCCGAAGCGCGGCCATCTCGCCGAACCGTACGCCCGTGTACGCGAGGAACAGGATCACGAGTCGGTAGAGCTCCATCGTCTGTTCCTCAGCCGATCTGTACTTGCTGACCTCGGCCGGCAGAGCGCACGCGTTCGCGAGGGCATCGACCTGTGCATGAGTTAGATACCGGTGCTCATGTCGCAACAGCCTGGGAAGGTTCACGCCGGCGGCAGAGTTTCGACTGAGCCGGCCATCCTTGACGGCCATGTCGAGCATGAGCGAGAGCACGCGGTGGATCTTGCGAACTGACGCGGGCGACTGCATCCCCGTCAGCCCGGTCACCCACGACTGGACGTCACTGTGTGACACCGAATCGAGCGTGACGTGACTCCATGTCGGTAGGACATGCTTACGGAGGACGCCCTCATACCGGTTGAGCGTTGTCAGCTTGATGTGAGTCTGAGCGGCAAGCCATGTGGCGGACCAGTCGCCTATGGTCACGCGCGCCAAGGTTGGGTCAACGAAGCCGCCCGTCATCTTGGAGTTCTCGACCGTCACGAGAAAGCGGTCTGCATCGACCTTTCGCTGGAAGGTCTTGTTGCGTTGCTTACCGGCCGGCGTCCGGTAGTGCACGCGCCAGACATGCTTGCCGTCGCGGCTGCGCTTCTCGATGCTCGCCATGTGTCAACCTCCTCACAGAAGTCTCGAGGGCTCAAAGCCACGCATCAAGCCCCACCTGAGCCGCTGTGGACAGACTGCTCCTGCAACCAGCGGATCACGTCACGTCGCCAGTAGCGCACCGCCCGTCCCACGCGAAAGCCTTGAGGACCGACGCCTTGATGCCGCCAGTAGCGCAACGTTGCAACGGGTGCCCGCACAATCGCTGCCGCCTCGCTGATGCTGAGCAGCTCATCTTCCTCGGGGACTGAGTTGATGTCATTCGCGGCCATTGTCTGCTCCTAGCAATCCGACCCGTTTCATCGTCAGGCCTCCGAGGCGCGGCGCAGTGGTCATCGTCCCGGTTGTCCTGCTCACGCAGACGCCCAACCGCTGCCCGGTCGTGACGGCGTCACGTGCCTTTTCGGCGACCTGAGGTTGCACGACCGACCTACCGACGCTTCGACGCGGCCGGCGACATGCTTGACATTGCGGGGGTGGGGCCACGGTCCATGAAAGGTATGTGCCGAGCTGATCGGTCCAGGGCTCGCGGCCTGCAGAGAGCCGGCTGCCACGGCGACGGTTGTTCGCTTCCCCGCGAAACTTCCGCCTGATGTGTCACCACTGAAGTCGAGGATCTTCGCGTGCCAGTCGTCGAAGTGGGGTGCGCGCTGCGACCAGCGGCGGCAGAGCTGGGTCGATTTTCGCCACCAGCGAGAGGATGTCGTTGAGTCGGTGCCGCACGTTGACTGCCAAGAGACTGTCGTGGTGAGCGACCCGGTTGCGCAGTTTGCGAAGCGTCTCCAGTTGCTCGCCTATCGCGACGCGACCTGCGTCGCTCGAGTCGGCGTATGGGAACGCCTTGGAAATCGCGTTGGCCCAGAGGTGTCGCTGCCTTGCGTCGGATTCGAACAGGGTGAACGGGCGAATGATCTTGACCCACGTCCCGAACATCAGTTGGACGAGGACGTCGTCATGCACGGCACCTTTCGCGTGTCTCGGATGCCCGGACGGCCTCTCGCGAGCTTCTCGTGTCGCCCGATCTCTTGCCTGAGCGAGCGGAGTCCCGAGAAGTTTGTAAAGCACCGGCGCCGCTGCGCGATCGGCGGTCCATTCAGGCGAGTAGCCCTCGGCCGAGTTCCAGGCCGATAGCTGAGGATCCACAGCGTTACGAACCGCGATCTCCACGAATGAAATCTGAGCATGGAGAGCGCCCGCCAACTCCGTCGCCCAGAGGTACAACTCCAAGGCGCGTTCCTCATCGTTCGCGCCCGCCCGAAGGTATGTCTGTAGCCGTGCGGGACCAAGCAATGTCGACAATGCGCTTTGACTGGTCACGAGCATGACGGTATCGTCCTAAACAGCGAGCGCCGGGCTTGGACCGACGCAAACACTCCAGAATCCCCTCGCTTCGGCGGGGGGATTCTTGTGTGTGCATTGGCGGCGCGGAACGAGATCACGGGATTCGATGAGCGAGCGGTAGCGGCGAGCTTCCCGGCGATGAACGAATCAATCACGGACTCGGCGCTCGGGCAACGGACCTCTGAGTGGGCGCGACCTCCGGCGATCTGCTGAGTGTCCTGCCGGGCTCGCTGGTTGGAGTCAGCGAGGACCGGTAGATCGGGTCGAAGGCAGCGGAGCGTCGGACAGCCTCCGCTGAAGCCGCGAAGGCGAGGTCGAGGGGCCCGCGCACGGCCTGTCGCGCTTCTGCCGGGAGCGGTATAACTCGTCCCTGGTGCAAGTCCGCTGCGGACACGATGGATCCCAGGTGATCCGGGCGAGGGTTCTGTTCGCGGAGCAGACGGTTGATGGCGCGTGCTGGCGCGAGCAGTTCGCGTTCGTCCACCAGGTCCCGCGCTGCAGCGGCCAGTCCCATAGACGTAGCCAAGTGCGAGGTGAAGGTGCCGAGAACATCCACGTCCTCGGCTCGGCAGGTCAAGGATGCGATCCCGGAAAAGCGTGATCGGACTTCCTCGCCGGCGCCCATGATGTCCCGGTCGGGCGAGGAGTGGCCGAAGCTGAACTGGCTCGCGATGTTCTCGACGTCACGCCATGCCGACGCGGCGCCGGCGATCGCGGGATCGATCCTCTCGGCAGTCAGCGAGTCGATCACGCCGAGAACGTGTGCTCGCGTTGTTGCAGCGCGGAAGGCATCGAACGTGGCGACCTCCAAACTCGCGACGTGATGCAGCACGACAGTAGATCCGTGTGCCAGCAACGCTCGATGAGCGATCACATCCCAACGACCCAGCGCGGCACCAAGGTCAGCGGACGGAGACCCCAGCGGCACGTCCGGACGAAACACGCCAGTCATGGCAAGCGTTTCGATGGCCTTCATGCGCTGGAAAACGTCGCGCACCGAAGCCCGCTCCGGTTCACTGTCCGGGTTCCTGTCGAACTCCAGATCGTAGCCGTGGTCGCGAGCCCGTTCAGCGACCAGCTCAGCGCCGACCCAGAGCACGGCGATAAGCATCCGGTGCGCGATCTCCACATCGGCAGCAGCCGCCGGAGGCGTAGCCCTTGCGGCCGCAACTAAGTCGCCATGAACCGGTGCAAGTGCCTCACTTCGCCGGCCGTCTCCGGGCCACGCTTGGTTCTGGCCCGGAGACGTGATTGAGCTCGACATGGCTTCGATACGTTGCACCGTCCTATTCGGATCGCCAACCGGCAACCGGTCGTGAGCGGCGCGAGCAGCTCTAGCGATCAAGGACCACCCGCGAACCAGTTCGCCGGCATTCAACCCAGTCGAGCTACGAGCGCGCAGCATGTGGGCCTGAGCGACCCTGAGGTGATCAAGCGAGCTGGACATATCGCCGAGTCCCCGCCAAAACCCGAGCAATGCTCGCGAGCAAGATCTGAACATCTGGATCAAGTTCCGCGCTCATCAAGTCGAAAAGCTCCAGGGCCGAAGGTTCGAGTTCAGTCATGCGGCTGAACTCGGGCTCCTGTGGGAACGGCGTCGGCAGGCCGGTCAACAGCTGCAACCTTTGGCAGGCCACTAGGGCGTCGTAC
This region includes:
- a CDS encoding helix-turn-helix transcriptional regulator translates to MAANDINSVPEEDELLSISEAAAIVRAPVATLRYWRHQGVGPQGFRVGRAVRYWRRDVIRWLQEQSVHSGSGGA
- a CDS encoding Abi family protein; translation: MLVTSQSALSTLLGPARLQTYLRAGANDEERALELYLWATELAGALHAQISFVEIAVRNAVDPQLSAWNSAEGYSPEWTADRAAAPVLYKLLGTPLAQARDRATREARERPSGHPRHAKGAVHDDVLVQLMFGTWVKIIRPFTLFESDARQRHLWANAISKAFPYADSSDAGRVAIGEQLETLRKLRNRVAHHDSLLAVNVRHRLNDILSLVAKIDPALPPLVAARTPLRRLAREDPRLQW